From a region of the Mycolicibacterium sp. MU0050 genome:
- a CDS encoding 8-amino-7-oxononanoate synthase: MTHTGLSPLAWLADVERERRAAGLRRVLRTRPPVGTELDLASNDYLGLSQHPAVLDGGVAALRTWGAGAGGSRLVTGNTELHEEFESALADFVGAESALVFSSGYTANLGAVVALSGPGTLLVSDAMTHASLVDACRLSRSRVVVTPHQDVAAVEAALAGRVEERAVVLTESVFSTDGALAPLRELRDVCRRHGALLVVDEAHGLGVRGSGGQGLVHELGLAGDPDVVVTTTLSKALGSQGGVVLGAAAVRAHLIDTARPFIFDTGLAPAAVGAALAALRVLIAEPGRAGAVLTHARELARICGSAQHPESAVVSVILGEPEVAVNAAAACLDRGVRVGCFRPPTVPAGTSRLRLTARASLTDDEMASARQVLTEVLAAARA, from the coding sequence GTGACGCACACCGGCCTTTCCCCGCTGGCCTGGCTGGCCGACGTCGAGCGCGAGCGCCGCGCGGCCGGTCTGCGGCGCGTGTTGCGCACGCGTCCGCCGGTCGGCACCGAGCTCGACCTGGCCTCCAACGACTACCTGGGCCTGTCGCAGCACCCCGCGGTGCTCGACGGCGGCGTCGCGGCGCTGCGGACCTGGGGGGCCGGCGCCGGGGGATCCCGGCTGGTCACCGGCAACACCGAGCTGCACGAGGAGTTCGAGTCCGCCCTCGCGGACTTCGTCGGCGCCGAATCCGCCCTGGTGTTCTCGTCGGGCTACACGGCGAACCTGGGCGCCGTGGTGGCGCTGTCCGGTCCCGGCACGCTGCTGGTCTCCGACGCCATGACGCACGCCTCGCTGGTCGACGCGTGCCGGTTGTCGCGGTCGCGGGTGGTGGTGACGCCGCATCAGGACGTCGCCGCCGTCGAGGCCGCCCTGGCCGGCCGCGTCGAGGAGCGCGCCGTGGTGCTCACCGAATCGGTGTTCTCCACCGACGGGGCGCTGGCCCCGCTGCGCGAACTGCGCGATGTGTGCCGCCGCCACGGCGCGCTGCTGGTGGTGGACGAGGCGCACGGCCTGGGTGTGCGGGGCAGCGGGGGACAGGGACTCGTCCACGAACTCGGCCTGGCCGGCGACCCCGATGTGGTCGTGACCACCACCCTGTCCAAGGCGCTGGGCAGTCAGGGCGGGGTGGTGCTGGGCGCCGCCGCCGTCCGCGCGCACCTGATCGACACCGCCCGGCCGTTCATCTTCGACACCGGTTTGGCCCCGGCCGCGGTGGGCGCGGCGCTGGCCGCGCTGCGGGTGCTCATCGCCGAGCCCGGGCGGGCCGGGGCGGTACTGACGCACGCGCGCGAGCTGGCCCGCATCTGCGGCAGCGCACAACATCCGGAATCGGCAGTGGTATCGGTCATCCTGGGGGAGCCCGAGGTGGCGGTGAACGCGGCCGCGGCCTGTCTGGACCGCGGGGTCCGGGTCGGTTGTTTCCGCCCGCCGACGGTCCCGGCCGGGACCTCCCGGCTGCGCTTGACCGCGCGCGCCTCCCTGACCGACGACGAGATGGCGTCGGCGCGGCAGGTGCTGACCGAAGTGCTCGCCGCCGCCCGCGCATGA
- a CDS encoding adenosylmethionine--8-amino-7-oxononanoate transaminase: MCALTPEEISSIDAAHIWHPYSTIGAPGTTPPVVALAARGAWLTVSRNGREVEVLDAMASWWTAVHGHGHPVLDAAIRDQLSVLNHVMFGGLTHEPAARLAQLLVEITPAGLDTVFFSDSGSVAVEVAVKMALQYQLSRGRPGKHRLMTWRGGYHGDTFTPMSVCDPDGGMHELWTGPQVGGNSLLAQQIFAPAVPRDYDPQYCRAFEDQLARHADELAAVIVEPVVQGAGGMRFHDPRYLAELRAICDRHDVLLIFDEIATGFGRTGELFAADHAGVSPDIMCVGKALTGGYLTLAATLCTGEIADVISNSEAGALMHGPTFMANALACAVSVASVELLLGQDWRVQVRRIEAGLTAGLAPARDLPGVAEVRVLGAIGVLEMTRPVDLAVATEAALDHGVWLRPFRNLVYVMPPFICTDEEIAQITAAMIGVARALA; the protein is encoded by the coding sequence GTGTGTGCGTTGACCCCCGAGGAGATCAGCTCGATCGACGCCGCCCACATCTGGCATCCGTACAGCACCATCGGCGCGCCCGGAACGACGCCGCCGGTGGTGGCGCTGGCGGCGCGCGGGGCGTGGCTGACGGTGTCCCGCAACGGGCGCGAGGTCGAGGTCCTCGACGCGATGGCGTCCTGGTGGACGGCGGTGCACGGGCACGGCCACCCGGTCCTCGACGCCGCGATCCGCGACCAGCTGTCGGTGCTCAACCACGTGATGTTCGGCGGACTCACCCACGAGCCGGCCGCCCGGCTGGCGCAGCTGCTCGTCGAGATCACCCCCGCCGGCCTGGACACGGTGTTCTTCAGCGACTCCGGGTCGGTGGCGGTCGAGGTGGCGGTGAAGATGGCGTTGCAGTACCAGCTCTCGCGCGGACGTCCCGGCAAGCACCGGTTGATGACGTGGCGGGGCGGCTATCACGGCGACACCTTCACGCCGATGAGCGTCTGCGATCCCGACGGCGGCATGCACGAGCTGTGGACCGGCCCGCAGGTGGGCGGCAACTCGTTGCTGGCCCAGCAGATCTTCGCGCCGGCGGTGCCGCGGGACTACGACCCGCAGTACTGCCGCGCCTTCGAGGACCAGTTGGCGCGCCACGCCGACGAACTCGCCGCCGTGATCGTGGAACCGGTGGTGCAGGGCGCCGGCGGGATGCGCTTCCACGACCCGCGCTACCTCGCCGAGCTGCGCGCCATCTGCGACCGGCACGACGTGTTGTTGATCTTCGACGAGATCGCCACCGGGTTCGGCCGCACCGGGGAGTTGTTCGCCGCCGACCACGCCGGGGTCAGCCCGGACATCATGTGCGTCGGCAAGGCGCTCACCGGCGGCTACCTGACGCTGGCGGCCACGCTGTGCACGGGCGAGATCGCCGATGTCATCAGCAATTCCGAGGCCGGCGCGTTGATGCACGGCCCGACGTTCATGGCCAACGCGCTGGCGTGCGCGGTCTCGGTGGCCAGCGTCGAACTGCTGCTCGGCCAGGACTGGCGCGTCCAGGTCAGGCGGATCGAGGCGGGGCTGACGGCGGGGCTGGCACCGGCGCGCGACCTGCCCGGGGTGGCCGAGGTGCGGGTGCTCGGCGCCATCGGGGTGCTGGAGATGACCCGTCCGGTCGACCTGGCCGTGGCGACCGAGGCGGCCCTCGACCACGGCGTCTGGTTGCGGCCGTTCCGCAACCTGGTCTACGTGATGCCGCCGTTCATCTGCACCGACGAGGAGATCGCCCAGATCACCGCCGCGATGATCGGCGTGGCTCGTGCATTAGCCTGA
- the treY gene encoding malto-oligosyltrehalose synthase, which translates to MGRPVLSTYRLQLRGDGFTLGDALELLDYLDDLGVSHVYLSPILTAVQGSTHGYDVTDPTAVSAELGGPEGLAALSRAARDRGMGLLVDIVPNHVGVERPELNPWWWDLLEHGRGSRFARFFDVDWDLDPDGRIVLPVLGSDEDVEALTVDGDTLTLGDLRFPIAAGTGGGTGAEVHDRQHYRLVGWRRNVCGYRRFFSITSLAGLRQEDPDVFDASHVEVKRWFDENLVDGVRIDHPDGLADPVGYLHRLRELTGPQAYIVIEKILAVDEALEPTLPVDGTTGYDVLREVGGVFVDPAGAETLTALSDSAGFENTDVHRVEAELKTAAATETLASELARLRRAVVAAAGHDHPRLPEAIAALLTHIHVYRCDYPGLSAMLSTAIAETVAADPDLAAPLQVLVAGLGAEEPATRLQQLCGAVTAKAVEDCLFYRDTRLVSLNEVGGSPQRFGVSAAEFHHSAAERARRWPTAMATLTTHDTKRGEDVRARIGVLSQVPGLWAEMLAGWEQTTPCPAPDSGLFLWQNIFGVWPADGRVDRSLRDRLHGYAEKALREAAVHTSWHEPEAEFEAAIHGWIDDVLDGPVAAELTALTARLAPHAHSDALGQKLLALTVPGVPDVYQGTELWEDSLVDPDNRRPVDYAARRAALAAGEHPKLRVVRAALQLRRARPEAFLSGGYAPVSATGAAADHLVGFRRGPDVLVAVTRWTVTLSESGWQDTALALPEGTWTDRLTGRTHVGSVPVAELFAELPVALLERADA; encoded by the coding sequence ATGGGCCGGCCGGTGCTGTCCACCTACCGCCTGCAGTTGCGCGGCGACGGTTTCACCCTGGGCGATGCGCTGGAGCTGCTGGACTACCTCGACGACCTGGGCGTCAGCCACGTCTACCTGTCCCCCATCCTGACCGCCGTCCAGGGTTCGACGCACGGGTACGACGTCACCGATCCGACCGCGGTGTCCGCCGAGCTCGGCGGTCCCGAGGGCCTGGCCGCCCTGTCGCGGGCGGCACGGGACCGCGGGATGGGCCTGCTGGTCGACATCGTCCCCAACCATGTCGGCGTCGAGCGGCCCGAGCTGAACCCGTGGTGGTGGGATCTGCTCGAACACGGCCGGGGTTCGCGGTTCGCCCGATTCTTCGACGTCGACTGGGACCTCGACCCCGACGGCCGGATCGTCCTGCCGGTCCTGGGCTCCGACGAGGATGTCGAGGCGCTGACGGTCGACGGAGACACGCTCACGCTCGGGGACCTGCGTTTCCCGATCGCGGCGGGCACCGGCGGCGGCACCGGCGCCGAGGTCCACGACCGGCAGCACTACCGGCTGGTGGGCTGGCGCCGCAACGTGTGCGGCTATCGCCGGTTCTTCTCCATCACCTCCCTGGCGGGACTGCGCCAGGAGGACCCCGACGTGTTCGACGCCAGCCATGTCGAGGTCAAGCGGTGGTTCGACGAGAACCTGGTCGACGGGGTGCGCATCGACCATCCCGACGGGCTGGCCGACCCGGTCGGCTATCTGCACCGGCTGCGCGAGCTCACCGGCCCGCAGGCCTACATCGTGATCGAGAAGATCCTGGCGGTCGACGAGGCGCTGGAGCCGACGCTGCCGGTCGACGGCACCACCGGGTACGACGTACTGCGCGAGGTCGGCGGGGTGTTCGTCGATCCGGCCGGCGCCGAGACGCTGACCGCGTTGAGCGACTCCGCGGGGTTCGAGAACACCGACGTGCACCGGGTGGAGGCCGAGCTCAAGACCGCCGCCGCGACCGAGACGCTGGCCTCCGAGCTGGCCCGGCTGCGCCGCGCGGTGGTCGCCGCCGCCGGCCACGATCATCCCCGGCTGCCGGAAGCGATCGCCGCGCTGCTGACCCACATCCACGTCTACCGCTGCGACTATCCGGGGCTTTCGGCGATGCTGTCGACCGCGATCGCCGAGACCGTCGCCGCCGACCCCGACCTGGCCGCGCCGCTGCAGGTGCTGGTGGCCGGGCTCGGCGCCGAGGAACCCGCGACCCGACTGCAGCAGTTGTGCGGCGCGGTGACCGCCAAGGCCGTCGAGGATTGCCTGTTCTATCGGGACACCCGGCTGGTCTCCCTCAACGAGGTCGGCGGCAGCCCGCAGCGGTTCGGGGTCAGCGCCGCCGAGTTCCATCACAGTGCCGCCGAACGGGCCCGCCGCTGGCCCACCGCCATGGCGACGCTGACCACCCACGACACCAAACGCGGCGAGGACGTCCGCGCCCGGATCGGGGTGCTGTCCCAGGTGCCCGGGCTGTGGGCCGAGATGCTCGCCGGCTGGGAGCAGACGACACCCTGCCCCGCCCCGGACAGCGGATTGTTCTTGTGGCAGAACATCTTCGGGGTGTGGCCCGCCGACGGCCGGGTCGACCGGTCGTTGCGGGACCGGCTGCACGGCTACGCCGAGAAGGCGTTGCGCGAGGCCGCCGTGCATACCTCCTGGCACGAGCCCGAGGCCGAGTTCGAGGCCGCGATCCACGGCTGGATCGACGACGTACTGGACGGACCGGTGGCCGCCGAACTCACCGCGCTGACCGCGCGACTGGCGCCGCACGCCCACTCCGATGCGCTCGGGCAGAAGCTGCTGGCCCTGACGGTGCCGGGCGTCCCCGACGTCTACCAGGGCACCGAGCTGTGGGAAGACAGCCTCGTGGACCCGGACAACCGGCGCCCGGTCGACTATGCCGCGCGCCGGGCCGCGCTGGCCGCCGGCGAACACCCCAAGCTGCGGGTGGTGCGTGCCGCGCTGCAGCTGCGCCGCGCCCGGCCCGAGGCCTTCCTGTCCGGCGGCTACGCCCCGGTGTCGGCGACGGGAGCCGCCGCCGATCACCTGGTGGGGTTCCGGCGCGGCCCCGACGTGCTGGTGGCCGTGACCCGATGGACGGTGACGTTGAGCGAATCGGGTTGGCAGGACACCGCATTGGCGCTGCCCGAAGGCACGTGGACGGATCGCCTGACCGGCCGGACCCACGTCGGGTCGGTGCCGGTCGCGGAGTTGTTCGCCGAACTTCCGGTGGCGTTGCTGGAGCGCGCCGATGCCTGA
- a CDS encoding acyltransferase family protein yields the protein MIALLPNRPASTSVPEPVSPPAKGARKAGFYRHDLDGLRGVAIALVAVFHVWFGRVSGGVDVFLVLSGFFFGGRLLRNSLTAQTLPSPRREVTRLVRRLLPALVVVLAASAVLTILIQPETRWEAFADQSLASLGYYQNWELSNTAGDYARAGEAVSPLQHIWSMSVQGQFYIAFLIVVLLCTALLRKPLGRNLRIFFLVLISALTIASFVYAIFAHNADPSAAYYNSFARGWELLAGALAGAAVGSLRLPMWIRSLMAFVGLAAILSCGMLIDGGQEFPGPWALVPVGATILMILAAANRQADPHCRGRMPLPNRVLAWGPLVTLGALAYSLYLWHWPLLIFWLSYSGRSHASFLDGAVILAVSGVLAYLTMRFIEEPLRYRGAPATASAAVKLPLRQRLRRPTIVLGSTVALLGVALTATSFTWREHVMLQRADGKELAGLSTRDYPGAKALLNDARVPRVPMRPTVLEAAKDLPVSTTDGCISNFKNANVIKCTYGDEDATRTIAVAGGSHAEHWLTALDLLGRMHNFKVVTYLKMACPLSTEKNPIIMGSNAKYPQCYDWVRKAMAEIIADKPDYVFTTSTRPWNIKPGDVMPGTYFGIWEEFAEHGIEVLAMRDTPWMVKNTKPFFPTDCLADGGDAVSCGVKRSVVLAPENPTLEFLDRFPNLKPLDMSEAVCRADFCRAVEGNVLMYHDSHHFTATYMRTMAPELGRQIAAATGWW from the coding sequence ATGATCGCCCTGCTCCCCAACCGGCCGGCTTCGACATCCGTTCCGGAGCCTGTGTCCCCGCCCGCGAAGGGGGCCAGGAAAGCGGGTTTCTACCGACACGATCTCGATGGCCTGCGCGGCGTGGCCATCGCGCTGGTTGCTGTCTTCCACGTCTGGTTCGGCCGGGTCTCCGGTGGTGTGGACGTGTTTCTGGTGCTGTCCGGGTTCTTCTTCGGCGGGCGGCTGCTGCGCAACTCGCTGACCGCCCAGACGCTGCCGTCCCCGCGCCGGGAGGTCACCCGACTGGTCCGCCGACTGCTGCCCGCGCTGGTGGTGGTGTTGGCCGCCTCGGCGGTGCTGACCATCCTGATCCAGCCGGAGACCCGTTGGGAGGCGTTCGCCGACCAGAGCCTGGCCAGCTTGGGTTACTACCAGAACTGGGAGCTGTCCAACACCGCCGGCGACTACGCGCGTGCCGGTGAGGCGGTCAGCCCGCTGCAGCACATCTGGTCGATGTCGGTGCAGGGCCAGTTCTACATCGCTTTCCTGATCGTCGTCCTGCTGTGCACCGCGTTGCTGCGCAAGCCGCTGGGCCGCAACCTTCGGATCTTCTTCCTGGTCCTGATCAGCGCGTTGACCATCGCCTCGTTCGTCTACGCGATCTTCGCCCACAACGCCGATCCGTCGGCCGCCTACTACAACAGCTTCGCGCGCGGCTGGGAACTGCTGGCCGGGGCGCTGGCCGGCGCCGCGGTCGGCTCGCTGCGGCTGCCGATGTGGATCCGCAGCCTGATGGCCTTCGTCGGCCTGGCCGCGATCCTGTCCTGCGGCATGCTGATCGACGGCGGCCAGGAGTTCCCCGGCCCGTGGGCGCTGGTGCCCGTCGGCGCCACCATCCTGATGATCCTGGCCGCGGCCAACCGGCAGGCCGACCCGCACTGCCGCGGCAGGATGCCGCTGCCCAACCGGGTGCTGGCCTGGGGCCCGCTGGTGACGCTGGGCGCCCTGGCCTATTCGCTGTACCTGTGGCATTGGCCGCTGCTCATCTTCTGGTTGTCCTACAGCGGCCGCTCCCACGCGAGCTTCCTCGACGGCGCGGTGATCCTCGCGGTCTCCGGCGTGCTGGCGTATCTGACCATGCGGTTCATCGAGGAGCCGCTGCGCTACCGCGGCGCCCCGGCCACGGCGAGCGCGGCGGTCAAGCTCCCGCTGCGGCAGCGGCTGCGTCGGCCGACGATCGTGCTGGGTTCCACCGTGGCCCTGCTCGGCGTGGCGCTCACCGCGACCTCGTTCACCTGGCGCGAGCACGTGATGCTGCAACGGGCGGACGGCAAGGAACTCGCCGGGCTGAGCACCCGCGACTACCCGGGCGCCAAGGCGCTGCTCAACGATGCGCGGGTGCCGCGGGTGCCGATGCGCCCGACGGTGCTGGAGGCGGCCAAGGATCTGCCGGTCTCGACCACCGACGGTTGCATCAGCAACTTCAAGAACGCGAACGTCATCAAGTGCACCTACGGCGACGAGGACGCCACCCGCACCATCGCGGTGGCGGGCGGTTCGCATGCCGAGCACTGGCTCACCGCGCTCGACCTGCTGGGCCGGATGCACAACTTCAAGGTGGTCACCTATCTGAAGATGGCCTGTCCGCTGTCCACCGAGAAGAACCCGATCATCATGGGCAGCAACGCCAAGTACCCGCAGTGCTACGACTGGGTGCGCAAGGCGATGGCCGAGATCATCGCCGACAAGCCCGACTACGTGTTCACCACCTCGACGCGGCCATGGAACATCAAGCCCGGCGACGTGATGCCGGGGACCTACTTCGGCATCTGGGAAGAGTTCGCCGAGCACGGCATCGAGGTGCTCGCCATGCGTGACACCCCATGGATGGTCAAGAACACGAAGCCGTTCTTCCCCACCGATTGCCTGGCCGACGGCGGCGATGCGGTGTCCTGCGGGGTGAAACGGTCGGTGGTGCTGGCGCCGGAGAACCCCACCCTGGAATTCCTCGACCGGTTCCCGAACCTCAAGCCGCTGGACATGAGCGAGGCGGTCTGCCGCGCCGACTTCTGCCGGGCGGTCGAAGGAAACGTCTTGATGTATCACGACTCTCACCACTTCACCGCCACGTACATGCGCACCATGGCACCGGAACTGGGCCGCCAGATCGCCGCCGCGACCGGATGGTGGTGA
- the treZ gene encoding malto-oligosyltrehalose trehalohydrolase: MPDHEFAVWAPRPELVRLDVEGTLHPMERGADAWWRTAVDVAPDARYGFVLDDDPTVLPDPRSARQPEGVHARSALWRPAAASETGWAGRSVEGAVIYELHVGTFTAAGTFDAAIDKLGHLVDLGVDFVELMPVNAFAGDHGWGYDGVLWYAVHEPYGGPDGLLRFVQACHRAGLGVLLDAVFNHLGPSGNYLPRFGPYLSSASNPWGEGINIADAESDEVRNYIIGCALRWMREFHFDGLRLDAVHALVDTTAVHILEELSAETEALATELGRPLALIAESDRNDPRFITPRSAGGYGMTAQWDDDIHHALHTAVSGEQHGYYGDFGSLAVLASTLKNGFHHAGTFSSFRKRRHGRPLDTSVIPGSRLLAYTSTHDQVGNRAVGDRPSAYLSDGQLAVSAALALLTPFTAMVFMGEEWAAGTPFQFFSSHPEPELAEATRQGRRAEFADHGWDAAEVPDPQDPETFHRSKLDWSEPASGRHAAILGVYRDLIRLRRTEPDLADFWLDHMTVEFDEDARWIAWRRGSLRVACNLGVEPTSVPVHGELVYAWGAPRIGAAATELDGHSFAVLRSN, translated from the coding sequence ATGCCTGACCACGAGTTCGCCGTCTGGGCGCCGCGGCCCGAGTTGGTGCGCCTCGACGTCGAGGGCACGCTGCATCCGATGGAACGCGGCGCCGACGCTTGGTGGCGCACCGCCGTGGACGTCGCGCCGGACGCCCGGTACGGGTTCGTCCTCGACGACGACCCGACGGTGCTGCCCGATCCGCGTTCGGCGCGCCAACCCGAGGGGGTGCACGCCCGCTCGGCGCTGTGGCGCCCCGCCGCCGCGAGCGAGACCGGCTGGGCGGGCCGGTCGGTGGAGGGGGCGGTCATCTACGAGCTGCACGTCGGCACGTTCACCGCGGCGGGCACCTTCGACGCGGCCATCGACAAGCTCGGGCATCTGGTCGACCTCGGGGTGGACTTCGTCGAACTGATGCCGGTCAACGCGTTCGCCGGTGACCACGGCTGGGGTTACGACGGCGTGCTGTGGTACGCGGTGCACGAACCCTACGGCGGGCCCGACGGGCTGCTGCGCTTCGTGCAGGCATGTCATCGGGCGGGCCTGGGCGTGCTGCTCGACGCGGTGTTCAATCATCTCGGCCCTTCGGGCAACTACCTGCCCCGGTTCGGCCCCTACCTGTCCTCGGCGAGCAATCCCTGGGGCGAGGGAATCAACATCGCCGACGCCGAATCCGACGAGGTGCGCAACTACATCATCGGGTGCGCGCTGCGCTGGATGCGTGAGTTCCACTTCGACGGCCTGCGCCTGGACGCCGTGCACGCGCTGGTCGACACCACCGCGGTGCACATCCTGGAGGAACTCTCGGCCGAAACCGAGGCGCTGGCAACGGAGTTGGGCCGGCCGCTGGCGCTGATCGCCGAGAGCGACCGCAACGACCCGCGCTTCATCACCCCGCGCTCAGCCGGCGGGTACGGGATGACCGCCCAGTGGGACGACGACATCCATCACGCCCTGCATACCGCCGTGTCCGGCGAACAACACGGCTACTACGGTGATTTCGGCTCCCTGGCGGTGCTGGCGAGCACGCTCAAGAACGGGTTTCATCACGCCGGGACGTTCTCGTCGTTCCGCAAGCGGCGCCACGGTCGGCCGTTGGACACCTCGGTCATCCCGGGTTCCCGGCTGCTCGCCTACACCAGCACCCACGACCAGGTGGGCAACCGGGCCGTCGGCGACCGGCCCTCGGCCTATCTCAGCGACGGTCAACTCGCGGTCAGCGCGGCGCTCGCGCTGTTGACGCCGTTCACCGCCATGGTGTTCATGGGCGAGGAATGGGCCGCCGGAACGCCGTTCCAGTTCTTCAGCTCGCACCCGGAACCCGAGTTGGCCGAGGCCACCCGGCAGGGCCGCCGGGCGGAGTTCGCCGATCACGGCTGGGACGCCGCCGAGGTCCCCGATCCGCAAGACCCCGAGACGTTCCACCGGTCCAAGCTGGACTGGAGCGAGCCCGCATCGGGCCGGCATGCCGCGATCCTGGGGGTCTACCGCGACCTGATCCGGCTGCGCCGCACCGAGCCCGATCTCGCCGACTTCTGGCTCGACCACATGACGGTGGAGTTCGACGAGGACGCCCGCTGGATCGCGTGGCGCCGCGGATCGCTGAGGGTCGCCTGCAATCTCGGTGTCGAGCCGACGTCCGTTCCGGTGCACGGTGAGTTGGTCTACGCCTGGGGTGCACCCCGGATCGGCGCCGCCGCAACCGAACTGGACGGCCATTCCTTTGCGGTGCTGCGCAGCAACTGA
- the glgX gene encoding glycogen debranching protein GlgX, translating into MSSTEPTPADPARPWAPTVWPGSAYPLGATYDGAGTNFSLFSEVADRVELCLIAKDGSETRIELDEVDGHVWHAYLPAVVPGQRYGYRVHGPWAPESGHRCDPSKLLLDPYGKSFDGDFHFSQALFSYDLNAEDPASGGTPPRVDSLGHTMTSVVINPFFNWANDRAPRTPYNQTIIYEAHVKGMTQNHPGVPAELRGTYAGLAHPVIIEHLKSLDVTAIELMPVHQFLHDQRLLALGLRNYWGYNTFGFFAPHYQYAATHKAGGAVAEFKAMVRAFHEAGIEVILDVVYNHTAEGDHLGPTLNFRGIDNAAYYRLLDDDLRYYKDFTGTGNSLNARHPHTLQLIMDSLRYWVLEMHVDGFRFDLASTLAREFYDVDRLSAFFDLVQQDPVISQVKLIAEPWDVGEGGYQVGNFPGLWTEWNGKYRDTVRDFWRGEPATLGEFASRLTGSSDLYEHTGRRPSASINFVTAHDGFTLADLVSYNEKHNEANGEGNADGENHNRSWNCGVEGPADDPDILALRAKQMRNIIATLMVSQGTPMISHGDELGRSQLGNNNVYCQDSELSWMDWSLAETNADLLAFMRRATGLRRAHPVFRRRRFFAGTPIRTGDQYRDIAWLTPSGREMTPEDWHAPFGASLAVFLNGEAIPEPDKRGERVIDDSFLLCFNASAEGMDFVTPDGRYAQEWSSALDTSTPTGASDKVVRAGERVTLEPRSVLVLRKTS; encoded by the coding sequence ATGTCGTCGACCGAGCCGACGCCGGCGGATCCGGCACGGCCCTGGGCCCCCACCGTGTGGCCGGGCAGCGCCTATCCGCTGGGCGCCACCTACGACGGTGCGGGGACCAACTTCTCGCTGTTCTCCGAGGTGGCCGACAGGGTCGAGCTGTGCCTGATCGCCAAGGACGGCTCGGAGACCCGCATCGAACTCGACGAGGTCGACGGTCACGTGTGGCATGCGTACCTGCCCGCCGTCGTCCCCGGCCAGCGGTACGGCTACCGGGTCCACGGTCCCTGGGCACCGGAGTCCGGCCACCGGTGTGACCCCTCCAAGCTGCTGCTGGATCCGTACGGGAAGTCCTTCGACGGCGATTTCCACTTCTCGCAGGCACTGTTCTCCTACGACCTGAACGCCGAGGATCCGGCCTCCGGCGGCACCCCGCCGCGGGTGGACTCGCTGGGCCACACCATGACCAGTGTGGTGATCAACCCGTTCTTCAACTGGGCCAACGACCGGGCACCGCGCACGCCGTACAACCAGACGATCATCTACGAGGCCCACGTCAAGGGGATGACGCAGAACCATCCCGGCGTGCCGGCGGAGTTGCGCGGGACCTACGCCGGTCTCGCCCACCCGGTGATCATCGAGCATCTGAAGTCGCTGGACGTCACGGCAATCGAGCTCATGCCGGTACACCAATTCCTGCACGACCAGCGACTGTTGGCGCTCGGGCTGCGAAACTACTGGGGCTACAACACTTTCGGATTCTTCGCCCCGCACTACCAGTACGCGGCCACCCACAAGGCCGGCGGCGCGGTGGCGGAGTTCAAGGCCATGGTCCGGGCGTTCCACGAGGCCGGTATCGAGGTCATCCTCGACGTGGTCTACAACCACACCGCCGAGGGCGACCATCTGGGACCCACCCTCAACTTCCGCGGGATCGACAACGCCGCGTACTACCGGCTGCTCGACGACGATCTGCGCTACTACAAGGACTTCACCGGCACCGGCAACAGTCTCAACGCCCGGCACCCGCACACCCTGCAGCTGATCATGGACTCGCTGCGGTACTGGGTGCTCGAAATGCACGTCGACGGTTTCCGTTTCGACCTCGCCTCGACGCTGGCGCGCGAGTTCTACGACGTGGACCGGTTGTCGGCGTTTTTCGACCTGGTGCAACAGGACCCGGTGATCAGCCAGGTCAAACTGATCGCCGAGCCGTGGGATGTCGGCGAGGGCGGCTATCAGGTGGGCAATTTCCCCGGTCTGTGGACCGAGTGGAACGGAAAGTACCGGGACACGGTGCGCGACTTCTGGCGGGGCGAGCCGGCGACCCTGGGTGAGTTCGCCTCGCGGCTGACCGGGTCGTCGGACCTCTACGAGCACACCGGGCGTCGTCCCAGCGCCAGCATCAACTTCGTCACCGCCCACGACGGGTTCACCCTCGCAGACCTGGTGTCCTACAACGAGAAACACAACGAGGCCAACGGCGAGGGCAACGCCGACGGGGAGAACCACAATCGGTCCTGGAATTGCGGAGTCGAGGGTCCCGCCGACGACCCGGACATTCTGGCGTTGCGGGCAAAGCAGATGCGCAACATCATCGCCACGCTGATGGTCAGCCAGGGCACGCCGATGATCAGCCACGGCGACGAGTTGGGCCGCAGCCAGTTGGGCAACAACAACGTCTACTGCCAGGACTCCGAATTGTCCTGGATGGACTGGTCGTTGGCCGAGACCAACGCCGACCTGCTGGCGTTCATGCGGCGGGCCACCGGCCTGCGCCGCGCGCACCCGGTGTTCCGCCGCCGCCGATTCTTCGCGGGCACCCCGATCCGCACCGGCGACCAGTACCGCGACATCGCCTGGCTGACGCCGTCCGGCCGGGAGATGACGCCCGAGGACTGGCATGCGCCCTTCGGGGCGTCGCTGGCGGTCTTCCTCAACGGCGAGGCGATCCCGGAGCCCGACAAGCGCGGCGAGAGAGTGATCGACGACTCGTTCCTGCTGTGTTTCAACGCCAGCGCCGAGGGTATGGACTTCGTCACACCCGACGGCCGCTACGCACAGGAATGGAGCTCGGCATTGGACACCTCGACGCCCACCGGAGCCAGCGACAAGGTCGTGCGCGCGGGCGAGCGGGTCACCCTGGAACCGCGGTCGGTGCTCGTGCTCCGCAAGACGTCGTGA